A single window of Agromyces aureus DNA harbors:
- a CDS encoding threonine aldolase family protein yields MSLENSPLHDTTIRGFASDNYSGVHPEVLAAITAANGGHQIAYGEDAYTERLQQVFAQHFGEGVEAFPVFNGTGANVTGLQSMLPRWGAVISAKTAHINSDEGGAPERVGGIKLLTVIAPDGKLTPELIDEEAWGWGDEHRAQPLVVSITQTSELGTLYTPDEVRAIADHAHEHGMLLHMDGARLSNAAASLGLPLRAFTRDAGVDVLSFGGTKNGALGAEAIVVLNPAASEGLKYLRKLNMQLASKMRFVSAQLIALLEGDLWLESASHANAMARRLRDALDAGIAAGELPGLGFSQATQSNGVFAVLPLGVADRLRDRGFKFYDWDAAKGEVRWMCSFDTSEADIDAFVAGIREELTRA; encoded by the coding sequence GTGAGCCTCGAGAACAGCCCCCTGCATGACACCACCATTCGTGGTTTCGCCTCCGACAACTACTCCGGCGTGCACCCCGAGGTGCTCGCCGCGATCACTGCCGCGAACGGCGGCCACCAGATCGCCTACGGCGAGGACGCCTACACCGAGCGACTCCAGCAGGTCTTCGCCCAGCACTTCGGCGAAGGCGTCGAGGCCTTCCCGGTGTTCAACGGAACGGGCGCGAACGTCACCGGCCTGCAGTCGATGCTGCCCCGATGGGGCGCCGTGATCTCGGCGAAGACCGCGCACATCAACTCCGACGAGGGCGGTGCGCCCGAGCGCGTGGGCGGCATCAAGCTGCTCACCGTCATCGCGCCCGACGGCAAGCTCACCCCCGAGCTCATCGACGAAGAGGCGTGGGGCTGGGGCGACGAGCACCGCGCACAGCCGCTCGTCGTCTCGATCACGCAGACCTCCGAGCTCGGCACGCTCTACACGCCCGACGAGGTGCGCGCGATCGCCGACCACGCGCACGAGCACGGCATGCTGCTCCACATGGACGGCGCACGCCTCTCCAACGCCGCCGCCTCGCTCGGCCTGCCGCTGCGCGCCTTCACGCGCGACGCCGGCGTCGACGTGCTGAGCTTCGGCGGCACCAAGAACGGCGCGCTCGGCGCCGAGGCCATCGTGGTGCTCAACCCCGCGGCATCCGAGGGCCTCAAGTACCTCCGCAAGCTCAACATGCAGCTCGCCTCGAAGATGCGCTTCGTCTCGGCGCAGCTGATCGCCCTGCTCGAGGGCGATCTCTGGCTCGAGAGCGCCTCGCACGCCAACGCCATGGCCCGCCGCCTGCGCGACGCGCTCGACGCCGGCATCGCCGCGGGCGAGCTGCCCGGCCTCGGGTTCAGCCAGGCCACCCAGTCGAACGGCGTGTTCGCGGTGCTCCCCCTCGGTGTCGCCGACCGCCTGCGCGACCGCGGCTTCAAGTTCTACGACTGGGATGCCGCGAAGGGCGAGGTGCGCTGGATGTGCTCGTTCGACACGAGCGAGGCCGACATCGACGCGTTCGTCGCCGGCATCCGCGAGGAGCTCACCCGGGCCTAA
- a CDS encoding TetR/AcrR family transcriptional regulator: MITVHGPAARVLTAYTDLLVERGIRDATLESVARRAGLSKSGALHHFSSVSALRSALFVELRAQAHRDAELMRETPEGAVRYYLTSSLDRDSELERLFDAAYRIAQTGDEGALEVLRSCRDDWLDVLVTATNDPGLARLVLFAGDGMNYNTLMSRPEGDDLLTADHVGTLVGTLEGLQGRGSRD, translated from the coding sequence ATGATCACCGTCCATGGGCCGGCCGCCCGAGTGCTCACCGCCTACACGGATCTCCTGGTGGAGCGCGGCATCCGCGATGCGACGCTCGAGAGCGTGGCGCGTCGAGCGGGCCTGTCGAAGTCCGGTGCACTGCACCACTTCTCGTCGGTGAGCGCGCTGCGTTCCGCGCTCTTCGTCGAGCTCCGCGCACAAGCCCATCGTGACGCCGAACTCATGCGGGAAACGCCGGAGGGCGCGGTCCGCTACTACCTCACCTCGTCGCTCGACCGCGACAGCGAGCTCGAGCGGCTCTTCGACGCCGCATACCGGATCGCCCAGACCGGCGACGAAGGCGCGCTCGAGGTCCTTCGGTCGTGCCGAGACGACTGGCTCGACGTGCTCGTGACGGCGACGAACGATCCGGGCTTGGCCCGCCTCGTGCTCTTCGCCGGCGACGGCATGAACTACAACACGCTCATGAGCCGCCCTGAGGGTGACGACCTGCTCACGGCCGACCACGTCGGCACGCTCGTCGGCACGCTCGAGGGGCTGCAGGGCCGCGGCTCCCGGGACTGA
- a CDS encoding flavin monoamine oxidase family protein, translating to MFDTVIVGAGIAGLTAARLLHAAGRRVVVVEARDRIGGRTWTDRSSGFSVDRGASWIHGLDGNPLTDLVEAFGMESAEFTVGSFQAGGRPIANYDESHAELDAVATERWVADVAAADERLAAVVTETEHGASYADVAERALAELGWDAVRTERVRGFYRHRTEEQCGADNEDVDAHGLDEDAIDGDEVVFPGGYDALATGLAGGLDIRLGQQVTAVTWSASGVRVVTNDETFEAAQVIVTVPLGVLKSGAIAFDPPLPETAAGPIERLGMGTFDKVFLQFPERFWQEDAYAIRQLGPQGVPWHSWYDVSAVSGTPMLLTFAGGEWARSIEAMDDDEIVASVLEALRRNYGDAVPEPSGYWITRWGADPFSLGSYSYVARGASHDDHDTMSTPVGGVLHLAGEATWSTDPATVHGALLSGLRAAERILGVAIPIERVAEPN from the coding sequence ATGTTCGACACCGTCATCGTCGGGGCCGGCATCGCCGGCCTCACTGCGGCCCGACTGCTCCACGCGGCGGGCCGGCGCGTCGTCGTCGTCGAGGCGCGCGACCGCATCGGCGGTCGGACCTGGACCGACCGTTCATCGGGCTTCAGCGTGGACCGCGGCGCATCGTGGATCCACGGCCTCGACGGCAATCCGCTCACCGACCTCGTCGAGGCATTCGGCATGGAGAGCGCCGAGTTCACCGTCGGCAGCTTCCAGGCGGGCGGGCGCCCGATCGCGAACTACGACGAGTCGCACGCCGAGCTCGACGCGGTCGCGACCGAGCGGTGGGTCGCGGATGTCGCGGCCGCCGACGAGCGACTCGCGGCCGTGGTGACCGAGACCGAGCACGGCGCGAGCTACGCCGACGTCGCCGAGCGCGCACTCGCGGAGCTCGGCTGGGACGCCGTGCGCACGGAGCGGGTGCGCGGCTTCTACCGCCATCGCACCGAGGAGCAGTGCGGCGCAGACAACGAGGACGTCGACGCCCACGGGCTCGACGAGGATGCGATCGACGGCGACGAGGTCGTGTTCCCGGGCGGCTACGACGCGCTCGCGACCGGGCTGGCGGGCGGCCTCGACATCCGACTCGGGCAGCAGGTCACGGCGGTGACGTGGTCGGCATCCGGAGTTCGAGTCGTCACGAACGATGAGACCTTCGAGGCGGCGCAGGTCATCGTCACGGTGCCGCTCGGCGTGCTCAAGTCCGGCGCGATCGCCTTCGACCCCCCGCTTCCGGAGACGGCGGCCGGGCCCATCGAACGGCTCGGCATGGGCACGTTCGACAAGGTGTTCCTGCAGTTCCCCGAGCGCTTCTGGCAGGAGGACGCCTACGCGATCCGTCAGCTCGGGCCTCAGGGGGTTCCGTGGCACTCCTGGTACGACGTGTCCGCCGTCAGCGGCACGCCGATGCTGCTCACGTTCGCGGGCGGCGAGTGGGCGCGCAGCATCGAGGCGATGGACGACGACGAGATCGTCGCCTCGGTGCTCGAGGCGCTCCGGCGCAACTACGGCGACGCGGTTCCCGAGCCGAGCGGGTACTGGATCACCCGCTGGGGCGCCGACCCGTTCAGCCTCGGGTCGTACTCCTACGTCGCCCGCGGCGCTTCGCACGACGACCACGACACGATGTCCACGCCGGTCGGGGGCGTGCTGCATCTCGCCGGAGAGGCGACGTGGAGCACGGACCCCGCGACGGTGCACGGCGCGCTGCTCTCGGGGCTCCGCGCGGCGGAGCGGATCCTCGGCGTCGCGATCCCGATCGAGCGCGTCGCCGAGCCGAACTGA
- a CDS encoding APC family permease, with translation MSTPTAGAAASTDPTPTKGLAIGKLGLWGSTVIGIASTAPLFSLAATLGYVIIAVGAQAPVAFILAFVPMLFTAFAYRELNNDVPDCGTVFTWAAKAFGPRTGWMAGWSIAVAGVLVMANLAEIASVYLLSLIGDGSLSDNRFIVTTFGCVIIAAMTWISLRGVEIGERMQQVLLAIQYLAMAAFVVGCLIGYFSGNAPDPTPVSLDWFNPFLADGTGMVQAILLALFIYWGWDTCLALTEETKDPRRTPGRAATLSTLVLLITYVGVTVVAMMYAGLGDTGTGLANEEHADDVFSGLAGMAMGPLGWFLVIAVAISALSSSQTTILPTARGTFAMGVYKALPARFAKVHHVSKTPTFSTTLIGVIAIIYYAGMNFVSTSVLADSVLSIGLAIAFFYGIASFACIWYFRRNLFDSWRNAFYRFVFPLLGGVFMTWAFVQSAIDMANPDYGYSQLGGIGSAFLIGVGSLVLGVVLMFVWALFPNSRDYFEKRSLNRDTEVLAPE, from the coding sequence ATGAGCACTCCAACGGCTGGCGCCGCGGCATCCACCGATCCGACGCCGACGAAGGGACTGGCGATCGGCAAGCTCGGGCTCTGGGGCTCGACGGTCATCGGCATCGCCTCGACGGCCCCGCTCTTCTCCCTCGCGGCCACGCTCGGCTACGTGATCATCGCGGTCGGCGCACAGGCGCCCGTGGCGTTCATCCTCGCGTTCGTGCCGATGCTGTTCACGGCGTTCGCCTACCGGGAGCTCAACAACGACGTGCCCGACTGCGGCACCGTCTTCACCTGGGCCGCCAAGGCGTTCGGTCCGCGCACCGGTTGGATGGCCGGCTGGAGCATCGCGGTCGCGGGCGTGCTCGTCATGGCGAACCTCGCCGAGATCGCGTCGGTCTACCTGCTCAGCCTGATCGGCGACGGCTCGCTCTCGGACAACCGGTTCATCGTCACGACCTTCGGCTGCGTCATCATCGCGGCCATGACCTGGATCTCGCTGCGCGGCGTCGAGATCGGCGAGCGGATGCAGCAGGTGCTGCTCGCGATCCAGTACCTCGCGATGGCGGCGTTCGTCGTCGGCTGCCTCATCGGCTACTTCAGCGGCAACGCGCCCGATCCGACGCCGGTCTCGCTCGACTGGTTCAACCCGTTCCTCGCCGACGGCACCGGCATGGTGCAGGCGATCCTGCTCGCGCTCTTCATCTACTGGGGCTGGGACACCTGCCTCGCACTCACCGAGGAGACGAAGGATCCCCGCCGCACACCGGGGCGTGCGGCGACGCTCTCGACGCTCGTGCTGCTCATCACCTACGTCGGCGTCACGGTCGTCGCGATGATGTACGCCGGACTCGGCGACACGGGCACGGGCCTGGCCAACGAGGAGCACGCCGACGACGTGTTCTCGGGGCTGGCCGGCATGGCGATGGGGCCGCTCGGCTGGTTCCTCGTGATCGCCGTGGCGATCTCGGCGCTCTCGTCGTCGCAGACGACGATCCTGCCGACCGCGCGCGGCACGTTCGCGATGGGCGTCTACAAGGCCCTGCCCGCCCGGTTCGCCAAGGTGCACCACGTGTCGAAGACGCCGACGTTCTCGACCACGCTCATCGGCGTCATCGCCATCATCTACTACGCCGGCATGAACTTCGTCTCGACGAGCGTGCTCGCCGACTCGGTGCTCTCGATCGGCCTCGCCATCGCGTTCTTCTACGGCATCGCGAGCTTCGCGTGCATCTGGTACTTCCGCCGCAACCTCTTCGACAGCTGGCGCAACGCCTTCTACCGGTTCGTGTTCCCGCTGCTCGGTGGCGTGTTCATGACCTGGGCGTTCGTGCAGTCGGCCATCGACATGGCGAACCCCGACTACGGGTACTCCCAGCTGGGCGGCATCGGCAGCGCGTTCCTCATCGGCGTCGGCTCGCTCGTGCTCGGTGTCGTGCTGATGTTCGTGTGGGCGCTGTTCCCGAACTCCCGGGACTACTTCGAGAAGCGTTCGCTCAACCGCGACACCGAGGTGCTCGCGCCCGAGTGA